From one Lycium ferocissimum isolate CSIRO_LF1 chromosome 7, AGI_CSIRO_Lferr_CH_V1, whole genome shotgun sequence genomic stretch:
- the LOC132064548 gene encoding uncharacterized protein LOC132064548, giving the protein MKNPSISSSVKEKDGVVKMEEEEGVKRSGSEKPPEDGCCPICFGNFSSLQNQLCSLVLWGMSYRAKHDYLSYICKKSGQARNAISHCVINPSSLIFTYGALING; this is encoded by the exons ATGAAAAAtcctagcatttctagctcagTAAAAGAGAAGGATGGAGTTGTGAAGATGGAGGAGGAAGAGGGTGTAAAGAGGAGTGGAAGTGAAAAGCCACCAGAGGATGGCTGTTGTCCCATTTGCTTTGGGAATTTCTCTTCATTGCAAAACCAACTGTGCTCACTGGTTTTGTG GGGCATGTCATATAGAGCAAAACATGACTACTTGAGTTATATTTGCAAGAAATCTGGACAAGCCCGGAATGCTATTTCACATTGTG TTATCAATCCTTCTTCTCTGATATTCACATATGGTGCCCTGATCAATGGATGA
- the LOC132064547 gene encoding protein WHAT'S THIS FACTOR 9, mitochondrial-like yields the protein MVRFYATTTTVIHHHLRQQIRAFINARVKWVQDPYLDKAVEKEKNLKPLLSLKNLIISHPSKSLSVNTISPLKPQLNLPTTALKFIQNYPFIFKTFRPPIPLSTLHVKLTPNAVSLHNDETLSLSLSHYRKDLAERLVKLLMLTRAKRLPFYVIERFKFDLGLPHDYLLSFLPEFPEYFQICQMGFKDCNGCEVFGLELVKWRRDLAVSVMEKRVKSENFEGGKRVHIRYSMNLPRGFDLQKKVKNWAEELQNLPYISPYEDAFHLAPNSDQAEKWTVGIIHELLSLLISKKTERENIYCLGDYLGFGIRFRKALVHHPGMFYLSNKIRTHTIVLREAFNKNILMERHPLMRMRYKYISLMNRVLRRGIPINAGALRHRARLASLKGGNDGKGKEKRMRQVKSVET from the coding sequence ATGGTTCGCTTCTACGCCACCACAACCACCGTCATCCACCACCATCTCCGGCAACAAATCCGCGCATTCATAAAcgcaagggtaaaatgggtacAAGACCCATACTTGGATAAAGCagtagagaaagaaaagaacctCAAACCATTACTTTCTCTCAAAAACTTAATCATCTCACACCCATCAAAATCTCTATCCGTTAACACAATTTCCCCATTAAAACCTCAACTTAATCTTCCCACAACTGCCCTTAAATTCATCCAGAATTACCCTTTTATTTTCAAGACTTTCAGGCCACCAATACCATTATCTACTCTACATGTAAAGCTAACTCCAAATGCAGTATCTTTGCATAATGATGAGACCCTTTCTCTTAGTCTTTCACATTATCGTAAAGATTTAGCTGAAAGATTAGTGAAACTTTTGATGCTTACAAGAGCTAAAAGActtcctttttatgttattGAAAGATTTAAATTTGATTTGGGTTTGCCTCATGATTATTTATTGAGTTTTTTACCTGAATTTCCTGAGTATTTTCAGATTTGTCAAATGGGTTTTAAAGATTGTAATGGTTGTGAGGTTTTTGGGTTGGAGTTAGTTAAATGGAGAAGGGATTTAGCTGTTTCTGTGATGGAAAAAAGAGTGAAAAGTGAGAATTTTGAAGGTGGGAAAAGAGTGCATATAAGGTATTCGATGAATTTACCAAGAGGATTTGATTTgcagaaaaaagtgaaaaattgggCTGAGGAGTTGCAAAATTTGCCTTACATTTCACCTTATGAGGATGCATTTCATTTGGCTCCTAATAGTGATCAAGCAGAGAAATGGACAGTAGGGATAATTCATGAACTGTTAAGCTTACTTATATCGAAGAAAACGGAAAGGGAGAATATTTATTGCTTGGGGGATTATTTAGGATTTGGAATAAGGTTTAGAAAAGCTTTAGTGCATCATCCAGGCATGTTCTACTTGTCGAATAAAATCAGAACGCATACTATAGTTTTGCGGGAGGCGTTTAACAAGAACATATTGATGGAAAGACATCCATTGATGAGAATGAGGTACAAGTATATTAGTCTCATGAATAGAGTGTTGAGAAGGGGAATTCCAATCAATGCTGGAGCTCTTAGGCACAGGGCGCGGCTGGCTTCTTTAAAAGGAGGCAATGACGGCAAAGGAAAGGAGAAGAGGATGAGACAAGTTAAAAGTGTAGAGACTTGA